A genomic stretch from Sander vitreus isolate 19-12246 chromosome 17, sanVit1, whole genome shotgun sequence includes:
- the LOC144532432 gene encoding interferon-induced, double-stranded RNA-activated protein kinase-like isoform X3: MNVAKLNEYAQRQRLELKYEDVGSVGPDHIKTFTVRAVLDGKAYPDGVGKNKKEAKQNAAKNALRCLLEEPIDPTGEEKYSGTSCKPKEELNLNVLDICEKTKSLSVRTTGEVFTDSNYIGMINSHCQKTKLFHDYILEKKCGPPHNPQFFYKLLIDSKEYPVGEGKSAKEAKQKAAQLAWSSLQEQTDWDSKVSVRPAVSEDSAPARLSTQPSTPDSHDAKSKRVPTTTSSDSAVLTNSLNPPKDQIQSPDVKPKIKIAANFPNACKNHKEDIMVNFNVKNTDNKQSEKTTNQSAISRFTSDFDFIVCLGKGAFGQVFKAEQKLIKKYYAIKIVRCKEIKKALREVMALSDLHHGNIVRYYTCWLEDSGYQWDKADDSGSTSQSTGNSLVKYLYIQMELCDTRTLRVWIDEKNIQNVKKSLRDSKRRDESLTIAQQMVSAVEYIHSKMLIHRDLKPANIMFGQDGEVKIGDFGLVTDENDDDAENLLERTVYKGTPSYMAPEQKRKSTYDRKVDIFALGLIYFEILWNVSVGNERKVLFSTET; this comes from the exons ATGAACGTGGCTAAACTGAACGAGTATGCACAGAGACAACGCTTGGAGCTGAAATATGAGGACGTTGGATCCGTTGGCCCTGATCACATTAAAAC ATTTACCGTAAGAGCAGTTCTGGATGGTAAGGCATATCCTGATGGTGTGGGGAAGAACAAGAAGGAAGCCAAACAGAACGCAGCTAAAAATGCCCTGAGATGCTTGTTGGAGGAACCAATTGACCCT aCTGGAGAAGAGAAATACAGTGGCACGTCATGCAAACCAAAGGAGGAATTGAATCTAAATGTGTTGGACATCTG tgaaaagacaaagagcttGAGTGTGAGAACTACAGGCGAAGTTTTTACAGACTCAAATTACATAGGAATGATCAACAGCCACTGTCAGAAAACAAAGCTCTTCCATGACTACATCTTAGAGAAAAAATGCGGTCCACCTCATAACCCTCA GTTTTTCTACAAACTACTGATCGACAGTAAGGAGTACCCTGTAGGTGAGGGTAAGAGTGCCAAGGAAGCCAAACAGAAAGCAGCCCAGCTGGCCTGGTCTTCTCTTCAAGAACAGACAGACTGGGACAGCAAG GTATCTGTTAGGCCAGCTGTGTCTGAAGACAGTGCGCCAGCCAGGCTGTCCACCCAACCGAGCACACC GGACTCCCATGATGCAAAATCAAAACGCGTGCCAACGACAACTTCAAGTGACTCAGCTGTTCTCACCAATTCATTGAATCCTCCCAAGGATCAG ATTCAAAGTCCTGATGTGAAGCCCAAAATAAA AATTGCAGCAAATTTCCCAAATGCCTGCAAAAACCATAAAGAG gaTATAATGGTCAATTTCAATGTCAAGAATACAGATAATAAACAGAGTGAGAAAACAACAAACCAGTCAGCGATCTCAAG GTTTACATCAGATTTTGACTTCATAGTGTGCCTTGGCAAAGGAGCCTTTGGTCAAGTTTTTAAAGCTGAACAAAAACTGATAAAGAAGTATTATGCCATAAAAATTGTCCGCTGCAAAGA GATAAAAAAAGCTCTACGAGAGGTGATGGCATTATCAGACCTCCATCACGGCAACATTGTTCGATACTACACATGTTGGTTGGAGGATTCAGGATACCAATGGGACAAGGCAGATGACAGTGGTAGCACTTCACA GTCGACTGGTAATTCATTGGTAAAGTACCTTTATATTCAGATGGAGTTGTGTGACACCAGGACCCTTAGAGTGTGGATCGACGAGAAGAATATTCAGAATGTGAAGAAATCTCTGCGAGACTCCAAAAGAAGAGATGAAAGTCTAACTATTGCTCAGCAAATGGTCAGTGCAGTCGAATACATTCACTCCAAGATGCTCATCCACAGAGACCTGAAG CCTGCCAACATCATGTTTGGGCAAGATGGAGAAGTGAAGATCGGAGACTTTGGTCTGGTCACTGATGAGAACGATGACGATGCTGAGAACCTGTTGGAGAGAACCGTGTACAAAGGAACCCCATCTTACATGGCTCCTGAGCAG AAGAGAAAGAGCACTTATGACCGAAAAGTGGACATATTTGCTTTGGGTTTGATATATTTCGAGATCCTTTGGAACGTCTCTGTCGGCAACGAAAGGAAAGTG CTCTTTTCGACGGAGACCTGA
- the LOC144532432 gene encoding interferon-induced, double-stranded RNA-activated protein kinase-like isoform X1, with protein MNVAKLNEYAQRQRLELKYEDVGSVGPDHIKTFTVRAVLDGKAYPDGVGKNKKEAKQNAAKNALRCLLEEPIDPTGEEKYSGTSCKPKEELNLNVLDICEKTKSLSVRTTGEVFTDSNYIGMINSHCQKTKLFHDYILEKKCGPPHNPQFFYKLLIDSKEYPVGEGKSAKEAKQKAAQLAWSSLQEQTDWDSKVSVRPAVSEDSAPARLSTQPSTPDSHDAKSKRVPTTTSSDSAVLTNSLNPPKDQIQSPDVKPKIKIAANFPNACKNHKEDIMVNFNVKNTDNKQSEKTTNQSAISRFTSDFDFIVCLGKGAFGQVFKAEQKLIKKYYAIKIVRCKEIKKALREVMALSDLHHGNIVRYYTCWLEDSGYQWDKADDSGSTSQSTGNSLVKYLYIQMELCDTRTLRVWIDEKNIQNVKKSLRDSKRRDESLTIAQQMVSAVEYIHSKMLIHRDLKPANIMFGQDGEVKIGDFGLVTDENDDDAENLLERTVYKGTPSYMAPEQKRKSTYDRKVDIFALGLIYFEILWNVSVGNERKVIWDDARNQKFPQGFPQKFPLETKIIKSMLCEKPEDRPEASKLKTDLEESTRTLTMFKDMCRDSRTV; from the exons ATGAACGTGGCTAAACTGAACGAGTATGCACAGAGACAACGCTTGGAGCTGAAATATGAGGACGTTGGATCCGTTGGCCCTGATCACATTAAAAC ATTTACCGTAAGAGCAGTTCTGGATGGTAAGGCATATCCTGATGGTGTGGGGAAGAACAAGAAGGAAGCCAAACAGAACGCAGCTAAAAATGCCCTGAGATGCTTGTTGGAGGAACCAATTGACCCT aCTGGAGAAGAGAAATACAGTGGCACGTCATGCAAACCAAAGGAGGAATTGAATCTAAATGTGTTGGACATCTG tgaaaagacaaagagcttGAGTGTGAGAACTACAGGCGAAGTTTTTACAGACTCAAATTACATAGGAATGATCAACAGCCACTGTCAGAAAACAAAGCTCTTCCATGACTACATCTTAGAGAAAAAATGCGGTCCACCTCATAACCCTCA GTTTTTCTACAAACTACTGATCGACAGTAAGGAGTACCCTGTAGGTGAGGGTAAGAGTGCCAAGGAAGCCAAACAGAAAGCAGCCCAGCTGGCCTGGTCTTCTCTTCAAGAACAGACAGACTGGGACAGCAAG GTATCTGTTAGGCCAGCTGTGTCTGAAGACAGTGCGCCAGCCAGGCTGTCCACCCAACCGAGCACACC GGACTCCCATGATGCAAAATCAAAACGCGTGCCAACGACAACTTCAAGTGACTCAGCTGTTCTCACCAATTCATTGAATCCTCCCAAGGATCAG ATTCAAAGTCCTGATGTGAAGCCCAAAATAAA AATTGCAGCAAATTTCCCAAATGCCTGCAAAAACCATAAAGAG gaTATAATGGTCAATTTCAATGTCAAGAATACAGATAATAAACAGAGTGAGAAAACAACAAACCAGTCAGCGATCTCAAG GTTTACATCAGATTTTGACTTCATAGTGTGCCTTGGCAAAGGAGCCTTTGGTCAAGTTTTTAAAGCTGAACAAAAACTGATAAAGAAGTATTATGCCATAAAAATTGTCCGCTGCAAAGA GATAAAAAAAGCTCTACGAGAGGTGATGGCATTATCAGACCTCCATCACGGCAACATTGTTCGATACTACACATGTTGGTTGGAGGATTCAGGATACCAATGGGACAAGGCAGATGACAGTGGTAGCACTTCACA GTCGACTGGTAATTCATTGGTAAAGTACCTTTATATTCAGATGGAGTTGTGTGACACCAGGACCCTTAGAGTGTGGATCGACGAGAAGAATATTCAGAATGTGAAGAAATCTCTGCGAGACTCCAAAAGAAGAGATGAAAGTCTAACTATTGCTCAGCAAATGGTCAGTGCAGTCGAATACATTCACTCCAAGATGCTCATCCACAGAGACCTGAAG CCTGCCAACATCATGTTTGGGCAAGATGGAGAAGTGAAGATCGGAGACTTTGGTCTGGTCACTGATGAGAACGATGACGATGCTGAGAACCTGTTGGAGAGAACCGTGTACAAAGGAACCCCATCTTACATGGCTCCTGAGCAG AAGAGAAAGAGCACTTATGACCGAAAAGTGGACATATTTGCTTTGGGTTTGATATATTTCGAGATCCTTTGGAACGTCTCTGTCGGCAACGAAAGGAAAGTG aTTTGGGATGATGCCAGAAACCAAAAATTTCCTCAAGGATTTCCACAAAAGTTTCCCCTGGAG ACCAAAATCATTAAGTCAATGCTGTGTGAGAAGCCAGAAGACCGACCTGAAGCAAGTAAACTAAAGACGGACTTGGAAGAGAGCACtcgtacacttacaatgtttaAAGATATGTGTCGCGACAGTAGGACTGTCTGA
- the LOC144532432 gene encoding interferon-induced, double-stranded RNA-activated protein kinase-like isoform X2: MNVAKLNEYAQRQRLELKYEDVGSVGPDHIKTFTVRAVLDGKAYPDGVGKNKKEAKQNAAKNALRCLLEEPIDPTGEEKYSGTSCKPKEELNLNVLDICEKTKSLSVRTTGEVFTDSNYIGMINSHCQKTKLFHDYILEKKCGPPHNPQFFYKLLIDSKEYPVGEGKSAKEAKQKAAQLAWSSLQEQTDWDSKVSVRPAVSEDSAPARLSTQPSTPDSHDAKSKRVPTTTSSDSAVLTNSLNPPKDQIQSPDVKPKIKIAANFPNACKNHKENTDNKQSEKTTNQSAISRFTSDFDFIVCLGKGAFGQVFKAEQKLIKKYYAIKIVRCKEIKKALREVMALSDLHHGNIVRYYTCWLEDSGYQWDKADDSGSTSQSTGNSLVKYLYIQMELCDTRTLRVWIDEKNIQNVKKSLRDSKRRDESLTIAQQMVSAVEYIHSKMLIHRDLKPANIMFGQDGEVKIGDFGLVTDENDDDAENLLERTVYKGTPSYMAPEQKRKSTYDRKVDIFALGLIYFEILWNVSVGNERKVIWDDARNQKFPQGFPQKFPLETKIIKSMLCEKPEDRPEASKLKTDLEESTRTLTMFKDMCRDSRTV; encoded by the exons ATGAACGTGGCTAAACTGAACGAGTATGCACAGAGACAACGCTTGGAGCTGAAATATGAGGACGTTGGATCCGTTGGCCCTGATCACATTAAAAC ATTTACCGTAAGAGCAGTTCTGGATGGTAAGGCATATCCTGATGGTGTGGGGAAGAACAAGAAGGAAGCCAAACAGAACGCAGCTAAAAATGCCCTGAGATGCTTGTTGGAGGAACCAATTGACCCT aCTGGAGAAGAGAAATACAGTGGCACGTCATGCAAACCAAAGGAGGAATTGAATCTAAATGTGTTGGACATCTG tgaaaagacaaagagcttGAGTGTGAGAACTACAGGCGAAGTTTTTACAGACTCAAATTACATAGGAATGATCAACAGCCACTGTCAGAAAACAAAGCTCTTCCATGACTACATCTTAGAGAAAAAATGCGGTCCACCTCATAACCCTCA GTTTTTCTACAAACTACTGATCGACAGTAAGGAGTACCCTGTAGGTGAGGGTAAGAGTGCCAAGGAAGCCAAACAGAAAGCAGCCCAGCTGGCCTGGTCTTCTCTTCAAGAACAGACAGACTGGGACAGCAAG GTATCTGTTAGGCCAGCTGTGTCTGAAGACAGTGCGCCAGCCAGGCTGTCCACCCAACCGAGCACACC GGACTCCCATGATGCAAAATCAAAACGCGTGCCAACGACAACTTCAAGTGACTCAGCTGTTCTCACCAATTCATTGAATCCTCCCAAGGATCAG ATTCAAAGTCCTGATGTGAAGCCCAAAATAAA AATTGCAGCAAATTTCCCAAATGCCTGCAAAAACCATAAAGAG AATACAGATAATAAACAGAGTGAGAAAACAACAAACCAGTCAGCGATCTCAAG GTTTACATCAGATTTTGACTTCATAGTGTGCCTTGGCAAAGGAGCCTTTGGTCAAGTTTTTAAAGCTGAACAAAAACTGATAAAGAAGTATTATGCCATAAAAATTGTCCGCTGCAAAGA GATAAAAAAAGCTCTACGAGAGGTGATGGCATTATCAGACCTCCATCACGGCAACATTGTTCGATACTACACATGTTGGTTGGAGGATTCAGGATACCAATGGGACAAGGCAGATGACAGTGGTAGCACTTCACA GTCGACTGGTAATTCATTGGTAAAGTACCTTTATATTCAGATGGAGTTGTGTGACACCAGGACCCTTAGAGTGTGGATCGACGAGAAGAATATTCAGAATGTGAAGAAATCTCTGCGAGACTCCAAAAGAAGAGATGAAAGTCTAACTATTGCTCAGCAAATGGTCAGTGCAGTCGAATACATTCACTCCAAGATGCTCATCCACAGAGACCTGAAG CCTGCCAACATCATGTTTGGGCAAGATGGAGAAGTGAAGATCGGAGACTTTGGTCTGGTCACTGATGAGAACGATGACGATGCTGAGAACCTGTTGGAGAGAACCGTGTACAAAGGAACCCCATCTTACATGGCTCCTGAGCAG AAGAGAAAGAGCACTTATGACCGAAAAGTGGACATATTTGCTTTGGGTTTGATATATTTCGAGATCCTTTGGAACGTCTCTGTCGGCAACGAAAGGAAAGTG aTTTGGGATGATGCCAGAAACCAAAAATTTCCTCAAGGATTTCCACAAAAGTTTCCCCTGGAG ACCAAAATCATTAAGTCAATGCTGTGTGAGAAGCCAGAAGACCGACCTGAAGCAAGTAAACTAAAGACGGACTTGGAAGAGAGCACtcgtacacttacaatgtttaAAGATATGTGTCGCGACAGTAGGACTGTCTGA
- the gpatch11 gene encoding G patch domain-containing protein 11: MSDEEEDYMSDAFLSKIQDVKPGVSMVRRVKEALKKETQQKETNIKNRQKTFKEQEKESREAALQNSICNANKGFALLQKMGYKAGQGLGKAGAGRVDPIPLNIKTDRGGIGMEEVKKRKAEEELEHYRQKVRARQQNETKSLEDFRSRVKTEREERKIEGDLRRSQRACEQLDSQKGITVPREDWYWPKAETDDDEDGLKEEEEDEDKEEEEEEEEEEIVELTSFDKLQILTSYLRGIHFYCIWCGTTYNDEEDLCSNCPGDTAADHE; this comes from the exons ATGTCTGATGAGGAAGAGGACTATATGTCTGATGCATTTCTCAGTAAAAT ACAAGATGTGAAGCCAGGTGTCAGCATGGTGAGGCGAGTGAAAGAAGCATTGAAGAAGGAGACACAGCAAAAGGAGACGAACATCAAAAACCGTCAAAAGACCTTTAAGGAGCAGGAGAAGGAAAGCAGAGAGGCAGCTTTACAAAACTCAATTTGCAATGCAAACAAGGGATTTGCACTTCTGCAGAAAATGGGTTACAAAGCTGGGCAAGGCCTCGGGAAGGCGG GAGCAGGAAGGGTTGATCCAATTCCTCTTAATATTAAAACCG ACAGAGGTGGCATTGGAATGGAAGaggtgaagaaaagaaaagcagaggaGGAACTTGAACATTATCGTCAGAAAGTACGAGCCAGACAACAGAATGAGACCAAGTCTCTGGAAGATTTTAG GTCAAGagtaaagacagagagagaggagcgaaAGATTGAAGGAGATCTCAGAAGGAGTCAACGAGCCTGTGAGCAGCTTGACAGTCAGAAG GGCATCACTGTGCCTAGGGAAGACTGGTACTGGCCTAAAGCAGAGACAGATGACGATGAAGACGGTcttaaggaggaggaggaggacgaggacaaggaggaggaggaggaggaagaagaagaggagattGTGGAATTAACC TCGTTTGACAAACTGCAAATTTTGACATCCTATTTGAGAGGAATCCATTTTTACTGCATATGGTGTGGGACAACATATAATG aTGAAGAGGACTTGTGCTCCAACTGTCCCGGGGATACAGCAGCAGACCATGAATGA